The Pagrus major chromosome 1, Pma_NU_1.0 genome includes the window TGCTAACTGACTGGAAATATGCACGCTATGGTTTCAAGCTAGGTGCCAGTGTTTCTAGGCAGTTGCATGGATGTACTAAGAGAGCTGGATACAGTGCCACCACCCAGCCCTGCTGTCATTTGTCCTTTGTCACGGCAGGTATTCTTCTGGTATAAATCTTCTGTTGATAGTTTAAGTTGTGTTTAGTTGTAATGTTGTCAAcctaaattcttacatattgcacctttaagataaaTCAGGGTGTTTTCTACTATAAGAGTTTCAAACTGCTGTCAGATTCTTAAAAAATATAACTGTTGTTTTCATACCAGAAGATGCGCTGACGTTTCTGCTTCGATGTCTGAAGAATATTACAAGGACGATCACCAGAGCCAGCAGAACCACCCCGAGACCTGCTCCGATGTACACCAGCTTCTCTGAAAAGTGGACAATATGTCTCAGTGATGAGGTATCACTCAGGACTTTGTCTCTCACATACACTGTATGTATCTACACACATGCTTACTAGAGGATGATGCTTTTGGATTAACTTCCTCATTTGAATTTGATTGTGGTGTATCACTGAGGTCATTTTCAGGCTCCTTTTTGTTTCCTGacagaaacaagagagagaataGATAGATATATGTTAATTCAGTTCCTTGTTTCTCACTcacagtgtttctgctgtgttggtgtctcttttctttcctgtgatGTCTGACTGTTGTGAAAAAGAGAAGACCAGTTTGAGACAAAAAGTGTTGTGAAATATTGGTGGAAATGGAACAAAGGTCTGTATTTTGTATATGATGATGAATAAAAGTTAATCATACAGAATCATCTCACCTTCTCTGACTGTGAGGATGACTTCCTGGTATGTGTCCAAACCAAATCTGTCTATTCCACACCAGTACCTTCCTGAGTCCGCCTCTGTCAGGTGAGAGATGGTCACGTCGAATGTGTTTCCTTCATCGCTAATTTTGTATCTCCCATTTgagtctttcttctcttttctgctACTTATCAGGATGTCTTCATTTCTACACTTTCCCTTGCAGAAATATTTGACGTTGGAAAATGCGTTGGCgtgtgtgcattttattttgaccGTCTCTCCCAGCACTCCTGTTACTGACAGAGCTTCAGTCTCTCTTAACCCTGCACAAGACACAGACAGCAACAAAGGTCAGATCTTTATCTGGTCGGTAGTTCCTCTTTATGACTTATTAGACTTTTGCTTTCTTGCCTCAGACATACTGTAGGTTGCATTAGTGTAGGCAGTTCATAttgattttcagtgtttcatttaaataactttaAGTCTAAAGAGGGAAAACTCTGCAGTATTTCACaaggaataaaaacagatattagaaaagtctgaaaaaataaCCCAGCTCACTCAAACTGTTTCAGAAATCAACAAGTTTACGGTCAACGCTCAAAAACAATGGCAAGACAGCAGGAAATACAGGAGTCAGGAGGAGCTGTTGGGCCCTCTGACAAAATCAGGAagggcaaataaaaaaaataaaaaaaacacatccaccTGAGaaaactcaaaaccacaaagagacagagggacaaaaTAATTCATTTCAATAAACTTACCTCCCAGAAGACCGAGCAACATGAGGAAAATGGTCTCCATGCTGCTCAAACGATTTGTACGTCTTTGTCCTTTTCAGTCgctttttctttcctcaccCTGATTTTGAGTCTTTGTAATTCTCTCCAAATGAACAAAATTGTGCACTTGTCATAGGTTCCTCTTTGTTGTTGCACTTCCTATTTTTAGCCAGCTTCCTCTGTCAGAAATCTCCTTTTACAAAACCACTTAAGGCCAGACATCACAGGCAAAAACACCTTCtttttgagattttgggctaTTTGGCTTCCATAACATGTCTTCTTTCAAACGTGTGGAtagaaaacatccaaaatataaaataggctgtttgttttatttcagattgCTGTTATAGAAATGcgcaaattatcacattttttatttcataatgcctaatttgcatatttaaacataaaatatcagaaaagtTGAAATTCTGAATATAACTGCCTAATGTAAGTAATCTGTTGAAGTTTTATTGTGTGATGTTCACCCTATTCATCTGTATTGTCTCATTATTTTCTAACAACAACAGCACCTTACAATACATATCTTTAAAGGCAGTttcctcaattttttttttcaagaaatcTCCACTTCATTAGCACTTATACACCAAACTGTCCAGTTTCACTGCTGTCGATGTTCCAAAGGGGTTTGCTCATATATCATTCAAAGATTCatataacattttctttttgtattactgttgacagtattttctgatttatgggTTAATAAAAAGAGATATCAGGTAGAAATCTGAAAAAAACCTTCAACTCTGatatgtcaacaaaataaaacatctgcatATATAAAGGcccaatttgtaagatagatgattgttgattgttgttgGTGCTAACtacaacaaaactcatgacatcataacaatgttgtaTGTTGAAGCAAGCATGTAAGTAaagctgtgatcctaccctctcactgaagttacatagtgcagaaacaagtgatgggagggcggagtggctgagacagagacaccattcaccctgttacaagacactgtaccatcaacatgtgCAGAATGAGTGTTTATGATCAGCAAGTCCAGGACACACTCTGATATTACCACTTGGTTTATTTTCATGAGAAACATGATTCTTGGTGGATACTTCTTCTGTACCTCTTTggacaacacaaacaaaacacagtaaaaagtAACACTATAGCTACTTGACCGACTGAAGATCTTGGATCGTTTACTTTTACACTGACAAACATCCTTTCACCTCTTTCTTTAATTATTACATAGTAAAGTTTATTTAACACTGGGTCTTATTGCTGCAGTTATATTCATCATTCCTGTCAATAATAAACAGGTTTATTGATGAGATGTGGGAAAACGGCAAAAAGTTCTGACTCTCCGTCAGGCTCTGTTGATTAGAATAAGTAAAAGAATTAATGGTCAAAGCTTCAAAAATAAGATCCAAGCTAACCTTTAACAGTATGAACACCTAATCTGCTCTTTGACCCCCAGAGGTCCATCTTTAGGCCGGCCGTCTCCATGCAGGCTGTGATAGACGTGATCCTCTGTCCGGCTGAGATCCAACTGTTGGTACTGGCACAAGTGCCCCGATACATCCACATCAACGTAATCACTGAGGCCGAGGGAGACAGCGGACTCCCGATTCTTTAATGTGAAGTGGGAGCAGAGGTCAGGTGGTGGAGGCGGTGAACCTGACAGATAAGGGCAGTCTGGAGCcgagcagctgcagcacagctCAGGTTCAGTTGTTACACCAGGCACCATCGTCTCGTAGTCAGAGGACATCTGTGGGATGAACACAAACCTGCTGACTTTCAACTGCCTCTTGAATGAGAGTTCATATTATTCTCTGTGTATATACTgaatgggtctcattcatgaaacgttagtaaatttgtgcgtagatttgcacataaaagcctacgctactaaaaacctactccggattcatgacagggacaggcaaagcgaaggcctggagggaggtgacagatgccgtcaatattgtctctgtagtccaaagaaccatgtccgaggtgaagcgtaaatgggttgacatgaaactggaggcaaagaaacgcataacctcacacaaaagaaatatatcagccacaggaggaggaggctcacagtcgcagctatcacctgcagacgagcgcatcgcggggataactggggagacgtctctgtcaggaattatacctggcggagacagcgacatgcctccactggagcctatatttttattatcatcattcaacatgtagaaagaacgtgtaatctattgagtcgatttacatagataattcacaatcatgaacctaatctggatcttaaacctgccaattgccaactactttaactaaatgtgttatatttttatcatatgtttaggctatatcacgtgtttcaaaggcatctgcgtattgtgtacataacagagcgcaatatgaatttaaattgtaatttccaatagtgacaagcattatttatgtgcattcttaaatttacacaagcactacgcgtggtcagcagcatgtgtagattttgttagtagctacgaaaagatcggagctactaaaatattgatgaatgcgagatgcacgtaaatttccgtctgcgaacagtttacacacaaattcgttctgctcacgtttcatgaatgagacccaatgttactatactgtgtactgtactATGTTATACTGCGGTGCTTACTGGACAAGGTGCTTTATTTCCAGTAGGCAAAcaacagccatgctagcagctcagTGAGGCTGCATTTACAGACACAGTGCTGCTTTGAGCCAAATGCAAACATGCTGAGGCTCAAAaagtataatgtttaccatgttgtTGACCATCTTACTTTGGTGTGTTAGCATGTGAAAATCTGGATTTATAGGTTGGTTCTgcgttaaaggaaaagttcacccaaaaattttaATTCAGTCAGTATCTACTCACCCCGATGCCAAtgcaaagtcaggtgaagttttgtagtccacaaaacatttctggggagTTGAAGCAAAACAGTgtagcagcattctcctaaacaataGCCATAGATGGGGACTAAAGCTTACCCtttgtaatccaagtctctggaagcccgaGATCccgaattgatttgaaaagacgttatttataccatttttaagcaaaaaatcatcactgtagctgctgagctaaaagcaaTAGCATGCCCAAGCTTGACTgcacattttcaaatcagttttggATTCTTTGGATtctattttaaaacaagtccccatctacttcagttgtttgggacAATGCAGCgatgcagtttttatgttttctttgcGTCAgtaatgttttgtagactacaaaACCTCACGTGCCTTTCCATTGACATGAGGGTGACtggatgatgactgaattttcattttggggtgaagtTTTTTGCTTTAAGGAGCTGCCGGATACCTACAGGGGCTATGTACAGGCTCCAAAGTTACTCCGTAGGTTACAATGAAGATGACATGCACGTCTTTAACAATGTACACTTCCATTGACGCCTTACATTTAGACAATGACAATTTTACAATTAGCACCAAACAccaagtacagctgaggctagCTGATGATCAACACACTTATTAAGGCTAATTCCAATACATCCACTActtgctgagatatttcagtctggacaaaAGTGGCAGACCGACCTGTACTGCTAAATGTGTCTGACATGGACCAACCTCTCTATTCTGGCGTGGTGGGCCTGATCTTTGGTGTTTAATAGCCATCAGAAGACAAAGCGTGAACAGTAACACACCCAGTATCGCTGCCACACACATTACTGCGGTCAGGTACAGCGGCAGGTGGAGCTCtgcagaacagaaaaacaactgaagtttACAGGTAGAAgatccactcacacacatacaattaTGAACTTTATGGGtacagatggacacacacacatatcactCACTGTCCATTATAAGGTCCGTTGGAGAGATGGGTGATTCAGTTGCTGGAAAGTGTgaatacaacaaaatgtttatacacaaaaatgaaataaacaaatacacagcTGCCCAATGATTAGTTAGATCTTGCTCACTGTAACGTGCAAGGTTTTCTGACGGGCTTGCTGTTGTCAAAGGACAGGAAAAAGAATAGTAGTTACACAGATTGTTTATAGAGAATAGAAACTTCAGAAAAGAGGAACATGAATGAGAAAGGTAACTCTACCTAGTTCTCATTTAGAGTTTCAGCAGCCTGACATTTTTGGATCGAAATCTCCAGGTGGACACAAACTGTACGCTCTATCTTGTACTACCCAGGGTTGTAGGACTGCAGGGAACTGGGCCTTCATGTGAGGAGGGCCCACAAAGTTAAAAGAATGAATGTGAGGAGGATCAGGATACAGGGTCCAGAATTTTGTGCCTCACCCCTGAAGCTACCTATTTAACTTAAGCTGTGAGCCAACTAGAAACCAGATTTTACTGTATGCATATGTATGAAATGTGCATAACGAACAGTTAAATAGTGATCCTGGCGTACTGTACCTGGGACAACATTCAGTTCTATGGCACTGATATCATCGGACTGGTTGATGATGTCCACCCCGCACCAGTACTTCCCGCGGTCCTCTAAGCTGAGTTTCTTCACCCTGACAATGAAGTACGCTCCGGTGGTGTTGTCGTAAAGTGAGAACCGTCCGTCTTCCACCCACTTGTCATGTAGATTTGTCCGTATCAGTTGATGGGAGGACACATTGTCATCATCGTGGCAGAAGTTCTTAGCATTCGTCTGAAGGCCGTCTGAATATTCACACCTGAAATCAAATCTCTGACCTTCCACTCCGGTAACTCTGGTTGTTTTGATACTGATCAGAGCTGCCAGTCAGAATAAGCTGTGTTAGTCGTGTTATCATGTAATCatgtgtgttaaaggtgcactatgtagttttggggaagacattttaaatcagaagagaaagatcttcagtgactgatttCTTATGtctgactaaataaacaaactcttaattctcatgactgaacaaaatgaataaacaaaaaaggacaaaaggaTAACTAgatttttatactgttttactttgtttatatctggcagaccctgccacctttctagcttcaaacagtgttctgggaccttattttcctctgagaatagcttgtttattcagttatggaaaagataaatatttctgagtttgaattattacctcattaatattgtcaatataaaaattctgagtatacatttttttctccaaaactactttGTGCCCTTTTaacacaaacagatttttaaCTCAGCTTAAGTCTTTAACATCAGCTTTAAAAGTCTTAATGCATAGCACGCAGCCCACCTTGGATTTGTAGTATCGTAATAATGAAGGTTATAGTTGTTCTCCATGAGATCGATGACGCTTCCATCACTCCCAGTTACTATCAGTCCACACAACGCAAAGTGAAGCAGAAACCTGGACTAAAGGATTAAAGTGCCTGTGCGTTCAGTCACACGTTTTCACGTCCGTGTGTTTGtacctcttcctctttcatgtAAAAAACCATCCACACATTACACTAAACCTCTGAAAGTGAAATCAGGGCGCCTCAAAAAGTGACCTTTGTGTGACCAGATTTGAAACCAGCAAATGACAGATCCATCCTCTACTGTAATTGACTTAAATCATCACAGACTGCTAGGAATTGGggtaaaacttttttttttttaattgtccaGATGAGCATTTTAGCACTGTGTCGGAAATAATCTCTGTCCATTCTAACACATACCGCTAGCTATAGAAAATACAATGATTCATATACAAAATACAATGATGCTTCAAAATCTGATAAACGTGTGCATCCTTGTTTCTAAAAGCCCGTTTCTTTTAGAGTTTTCTAAAAGCTCAATTTTCAGTGACTTGTAAGGCTGTTAATGTGTGTACAGAAGGCCAAAACGCAGgcaaaaagttttgttttaagaACTATCCGTATACGTATGGACAGGGCCTCAGTCTCTTTATAAATGACCTGCCTACAAGTGTCCCAGCTTCCAGCTTTACGCAGATGACACGGTCATATTTACATCAGCTAAGTCACTGATGTCCAACAGTGGCTGAAACACCATCACTGTCAGATACTCAAAAGATATATTCTAATTAGTATTGataatttctgttttgttttttttcaaaataattttcaaaTGTATCAACAGTCTAGCCCCAGAGCCTCTTTCCAGAAATATCcaaagacaagagagaaaatagaAGTATGGTTAATGgtaactgtcaaataaaaacagcgTAGATCTTAATCAGCTTTCTCCATAAAAAGCTTTCAACTGTGCAACACGACTGAAATCAAACTACTTCCAGATATAAAATCTTTTAATTGCTGGCTAAAAGTCAACTAAAGCTCTACCCAGAGCTTTAGTTTATTGTACTTTGATGTCAGTTATATGTGTATTGATGTGTTGCAATGTGTGGTTTCATGATACTGACCATTGAAAGCTGTATGTTTTAATTatgttgtgcatgtaaaagagtTGAAAACTAAAGCTATAAACTCTCTGTGCAGCACATCATTTGCATATGTTAAACTGCATTGTCACTATCAAATAAAATtccaaataaatacaaatatatataatgtgaaTGGTATCACTTGTAGTGacgaacccacagagaattatcaccagactctgcagtgttttagcatcttttagctgattgttttggtttaactGCCAAAAACGTTACTGTTTTCACTCTCACCAGAGAATAAACCTACTGTATAACTGCCCAGCACtaatcaacaaacagacacaatcaGGCGCTTGTTGTGGAAGTAGAGTCTTGAGCAGccaaagagccagatatttttcttaCTAGTTGATCGTGATAATATTAAAACTTACATTCAACAGATGGACAGAGACACGAATCCAGCTGAATGCTAAAGTTGCTGTGTGATTGCTGGATGTACAAATATGTTGAATCTGTTGCCCTCAAGTGaccaaaaagcaaaaataaaaacaatgtttacaaACCTTTCATGAATTATGATTTAGTAAAAATTAGCACTGTTATCCTTTGCCATCATCTATATCTTAACATACATTGTTAATAACATCTGATCTGTGTAACAACAACAGGCTGCAATATTTGCTTGTAATGGAAAATTATTTTCGAGACTGTGTTGCAGAGGTTTCTTTCTTTTGTGCATACAGGTAGACAAAATGACattaataatagaaataataataaacggTATTAGCATCTTTAATGCATGAAATGTAGCTCAAAGTGCCATACCTTACATTACCAATGCAAGAACAGTGTGATGTTTGAAAGGGGCAAcgtgtaagaattttagttgaaaacattacaatcaacaaaaactgtcaACAGAATTAGAATAAATAACAATTTTGAAATTATGGTGTCAAAAATGATATTAATACAGCagaaatgatacattttaaaatctgccTCTAGTCAAAAGAaagtgtttcttcttgtttctaCAGCTGAACGTTTGAGCtgcactgtgtagaatgatgtatgtgcagagtttgacactagaaggctgttatcacattcatctgctgaaaGTGTTATTTTCTCATCTGATTTCAGGAGGCGGGGctacgagcatgatttgtgacaccACAAAAAGTTTGGtagccaatcctggtccaatattttGCAAACACTAGTGTTCTGTGGAAACCTGAAGCCTCCAGTACACATGAGAATGGACTGGAGGACTGGAAGTAGGAGAGATCTTGTGTCCAGCACTTGTgttctttgtactttttctgcaaaaaccatgtcagacacacagaagGGATTTTTTATGTATGCCTGACTGCATGAGTGGAGGGGTCATTTTCAATATATGATCAActcttattatattgtaatGTATACATCaagcaaaacaaatattcaGAACTATGTCAAATAACTCAGTGAAGCTAGCTTCTCTTTCACAGGCCTGTACCTGCTACACCCAGCAGTCTGTAAAGGAAGTACTTCACAGACAAATGTTGCTTATAATTGGAGAAGCAGAATAGGACATACAGTCCACAAAAACCCCATGAATCACAGCTTTGAGAGTAGCTCAGACGGTTCCGGATAAatccaaaccaaaccaaagtgATCTTGGTCTCACTTCTTTGGAATCACTGCGAGACCTGGAGTGACAAGCTGATCTATTGTTTGCACAGCTCTCTGTAGGTTTTCCTGTCGCATTTTTAGTTGCTGTAGgtttatttgtgtcttttccaAGAGAGCCATCACCAGCTCTTTCAGATACTGTAGGCGGCAAAGGTTCGATGTACAGCCTAGAGCTGATGTCATGCTTGTGTTGGTCGTGTGCAGCTGAATGTCTTGAATCTGCAGGGACTTTGGAGCAGCAGATGTTTTCATAGATAACAAGGGGAGCTCCACGTTCAGCTGCTGTAGACGCTGATATTGATGG containing:
- the LOC141004362 gene encoding uncharacterized protein, with translation METIFLMLLGLLGGLRETEALSVTGVLGETVKIKCTHANAFSNVKYFCKGKCRNEDILISSRKEKKDSNGRYKISDEGNTFDVTISHLTEADSGRYWCGIDRFGLDTYQEVILTVREGNKKEPENDLSDTPQSNSNEEVNPKASSSKKLVYIGAGLGVVLLALVIVLVIFFRHRSRNVSASSGKVQDTVYATPLCQKQDANHITTSSSTATEDQETGGRTNSILSSSSVRHQLTSKGHDDNIYSNVNVSLESQMQPDGLVYSTVSFNKHCSSVTPRPAVVTYSTINNISTDESTVYCNV
- the LOC140999088 gene encoding uncharacterized protein, whose product is MEASSISWRTTITFIITILQIQALISIKTTRVTGVEGQRFDFRCEYSDGLQTNAKNFCHDDDNVSSHQLIRTNLHDKWVEDGRFSLYDNTTGAYFIVRVKKLSLEDRGKYWCGVDIINQSDDISAIELNVVPATESPISPTDLIMDKLHLPLYLTAVMCVAAILGVLLFTLCLLMAIKHQRSGPPRQNREMSSDYETMVPGVTTEPELCCSCSAPDCPYLSGSPPPPPDLCSHFTLKNRESAVSLGLSDYVDVDVSGHLCQYQQLDLSRTEDHVYHSLHGDGRPKDGPLGVKEQIRCSYC